TATATAAATCCATGTGGCCCACCCAATCGTTCACCTGAGTGTAAACAACATCAATTTGGGCAGTATAATCTTCTGGATAAATAACAGAGGTATATTCCTTTTCTTGAGAAGATACCAAGTGTATATAGCTAAGAAATACGAGGGTAAAAACGATAAAACGCTTCATTGTTTAATAGATGTGGGATTAAAATATGTTATTTAAAAAACGCTCAATATTTTCATGGTTGGAACGTATCAATTCGGCTCGAGCATTTTTAATATCTTGTGGTTTTTTATCTTGCGACAGCTTAAATTTGCCTTCCCAAGAATTTATGGTTATTTCAAACATTTCAATATAATCTAAAGCCCCTAGCATGCGTTGGTTATTGGGGTCTAAAATGTATTTATGCTTTGGTGCTTCCAAAAACTCAGTCATTTTAATAATAGACTCTTTTAAGGCTTCTTTACTTTCTATAGCATTAACCGTGCCTTTTAAATGTACTTTAATGTAATTCCAAGTGGGTAACTGTGTTGTAGTATAAATACTGGGTGATATGTAACATTGTGGTCCCGAAAATAAAATAGTTACAGGATACTCATTTTTTAATAAGGCTGCATGCGGATTTTGCTTATCGATATGCCCAATCAATTTACCAAATTCGTTATAAACTAAAGGTAAATGAGTAATAAAAGGTATGTTGTCTTTAATTGAAATGACGGTGGCTAATGGGTACGTTTTAATCACCTCAATGATATGATTAATGTCATTATCTTGATGTATTTTTGGAGGATAATTCAATAGTATGTGCTATTTTAAATTGACGGTTGTTGATTTATAAAATTACAATATTTATCTTTACGTTATGCAAGAAAAACCAGCTTCATTTTCAATAAAAAATTGGAGTCAAGACGACCAACCGCGGGAGAAATTACTCTATAAAGGTAAGGCAACTTTAAGCGATGCTGAATTAGTTGCTATTTTAATTGGTTCGGGTAACCGAGGTGAAAGTGCTGTAGATTTATGCAAGCGTATTTTAGCTAGTGTAGATAATAATTTAAGCGAACTAGGGAAGCTATCCATTAAACAACTTATGGAATTTAAAGGTATTGGTGAAGCAAAAGCTATTACTATAGCTGCTGCTTTAGAGTTAGGTCGTAGACGACGTGGCGAAGAAGCTTTACAAAAGAAGAAAATAACCTCTAGCAAGTCGGTTTTTGAATTGATGCAACCTATTATTGGAGAACTACAACACGAAGAATTCTGGATTATATATTTAAACAATTCTAATAAAGTTATTCTAAAAAATCAGTTAAGTAAAGGAGGTATTACTGGTACTTTGGTTGATGTGCGTTTGGTGCTAAAACAGGCCTTGGAAGTAGGTGCAACGGGACTTATTTTGGCGCATAACCATCCGTCGGGTACCCTAAAACCCAGTGAAGCAGATAAACAAATTACCAATAAGTTAAAAGTAGCAGCAGAAAGTTTAGATATAAAAGTTTTAGACCATTTAATTGTAACTGAAAAAGCATACTTTAGTTTTGCCGATGAAGGTCTTATATAAAATCAATATTCAATCACCGAATACCAATTTTAAATTTTAAAATTGAAATTAACTTTAGCCAATGCTTTTAGTTTACACACATAATATCACACCACGTTTAAAGTATGTTTTTAAGCATGTTTGTACTCGAATTCTTGGTGTTGAGGTCTCTTTTACAACGAAGGTTGAAACCTTTATTGCCCACGATAGTTTAAAAATATCCTATACAAAACAACAACTGGGAAATGAGTTTTTTATTAAAAGTCATGATCTTTTATTTGAACAAGGTTTGAATGATATTGAAATTCATGTTCAATCTTGGTGGCACACGAAATGCTTTTTTTTTAATGGTGAAAAGAGTGCTATACCTTTCGATATTTTTGCAGCATCATTTTATTTGCTTTCAAGGTATGAAGAGTATTTACCTCACGTAAAAGATAATTACGGACGTTTTTTAGCAACCGAAAGCATTGCTTTTAAACATAGTTTTTTGCATCAACCTGTTGTAGATATCTGGGCTTTTAAATTTAAGGACGCATTGCAACTGCAATTTCCGGAATTTAAGTTCCCTCAAAGAAATTATAGTGTTAAACCCATAATAGACGTGCCAAGTCCTTATCATTTTAAGTTGAAAGGCTTTATGAGAAGTTTTGGGGGCAGCTTAAAAGATTTACTTAAGTTTCAGTTGAAGAGTTTGTACGATAGATTTATGGTTGTTTTTGGCTTAAAACATGACCCGTACGACACTTTTAAGTACATTATCAATAAACAAAAACAAAGCAAATTTAAATTTTTGTTTTTCTTTTTAATTGGTGATTTTTCAACTTACGATAAAGGCATTAACCCTAACAATAAGAAATTTGTGTCGCTCATTAAACATGTTGCCGATTATTGCGAAGTAGGTTTGAAAACATCATTTTTTGCTCTTGATGATTTTTCAATTTTGAAAAAGGAGAAGCTTAAAATGGAAGATATTTTAAATACTTCACTAAAAGCATCTCGACAATCGTTTTCAAAATTAAATCTGCCAGAATCTTATAGAAACCTTATTGAGCTTGAGGTATTGGAAGATTATACCATGGGTTATGTTAATCACATTGGGTTTAGGGCAGGTTCTTGCACGCCGTTTTTGTTTTACGATTTAGATTATGAAATTCAAACACCTTTAAAAATACATTCCTATCATGTTATAGATTATGTGTTGTTGAAAGATCAGTCATTATTGGATAAAAAGAAAACACTAAGTAGCGTTTTAAAAGAAGTTAAGCAGGTAAACGGTGAGTTTATTCCTGTATATCATAATTATACGTTTAGCGAGGTAGAACGCTGGAAAGGATTTAAAGAATTGTTTAATATTATTTTAGAATCAGGAAATGAAGCGTAGTGGTATTACCGATGTGTTTTTCGATTTAGATCATACATTGTGGGATTTTGATAAAAATTCAGAATTAACATTTGATAAAATTTTTAAAATGAATGCGATAGATGTTGATTTATATGAATTCTTATCACACTATCGCGACATCAATTTTCAGTATTGGAAACTTTACAGAGATGCGAAAATTGAGAAGGAAGTGTTACGCTTCGGCCGGTTGAGAGATACATTTGTTGCAGCCAATTTACATGTTGATGATGCTATGATTCGTAAACTATCAACCGATTATATCACCTATCTTACCGATAATAATTATTTGTTTGAGAATACTATCGAGATTCTTGATTATCTAAGTTTAAAGTACAACCTGCATATATTGTCCAACGGATTTGAAGAAGTACAATCTAAAAAACTTCTAAAATCGAACATTCATCATTATTTTAAAACCATTACGAATGGTGAAGATATAGGTGTTAAAAAGCCGCATCCTGAAATTTTTCATTATGCTATTAAAAAAGCCAACACAGAAATTAATAGAAGTATTATGATTGGAGATGGTTATGAGGCCGATATAGAAGGCGCTATAAATGTAGGGATGGATGTTATTTATTTTGATACTAATAATATGAACATAGAAACAAACGTTAAACAAATTAATGGATTGATAGAATTAAAAAAATATTTATAAAAGTGTATCTTTACATACTGTTTAACTATTATATTGAATAAAATGAAGATTAAATATATCGCAATACTTATTACATGTTTACTTTCTGCAAGTTTGTTTTCTCAAACTAATTTAAATAATTATAAGTACGTTATTGTACCAAATAAATATGAATTCTTAAAAGAAGCCGACCAATATCAGTTAAATTCCTTAACAGAATTTTTATTTAATAAATGTGGTTTTGTCGCATTAATGGAAGGATCCAATTATCCTGACGATGTTACTAAAAATAGATGTTTGGCATTGAAATCTAATTTAATTAAGGATTCGGGAATGTTTAAAACTAAATTATCTGTAGAACTTAAAAATTGTAATGACCAAGTAGTATTTACTTCAGAAATGGGTGAAAGTAGAGAGAAAGAATATCAACGAGCGTATACTGGAGCGTTGAGAGAAGCTTTTAAATCTATTGAAGCACTTAATTATAAATATGTACCAAATGCTAATAATAGTGTTATAGCTTCACAAGAGGTAGAGACAAAAAGTGAGGTTTCTAAAGAAATACAACAATTAAGAGAAGAAATTCAGAATCTAAAAAAGGAGAAAGAAGCTGTAGTTGTTGAAAAAGTAGAACCTAAGGTTGAAGCTGTTAAAGAGGTTCCTGTAGAAGAGATGGTGGTTAAAGAAGTTTCAGGTACTAACACATTAATAGCAAAAGAACCTGTAAATGGTTTTTTATATGCACAAGCCATAGACAATGGTTTCCAATTAGTAGACAGTACTCCCAAAGTAGTTTATAAAATTAAAAAAACAAGTATTCCAGATGTGTATATGGTAGAAGGTAAAAATGCTACTTTATATAAAAAGGATGGTAATTGGGTTTTAGAATATTATGAAAATAATGTTTTAAAGCAAGAAGAACTTAATATCAAGTTCTAATACCTTCGTTTGCCTAAGGCCTAATACCCATACTTTTCTTTCCAACGTTGTTTTAAGAATTCTCGATGTGCGTTTTCACGTGCGTTATTTCCAGGTTCGTAAAGTTTGGTGTTTTTTACGGTATCAGGCAAAAACTCCTGGTTTGCAAAGTTGTTTTCATAGTTATGTGCGTATTGGTAATTTTCACCATAACCCAGTTCTTTCATGAGTTTTGTAGGCGCATTTCGAATGTCTATTGGCACCGATAAATCCCCTGTTTCTCTTACCAACTGTTGTGCTTTATTAATAGCCGTATAAGCGGTATTACTTTTAGGTGAACAGGCTAAATAAGTAGCACATTGGCTAAGCAGAATTCTAGATTCTGGGTATCCAATAGTTGTAACCGCTTGAAATGTATTGTTGGCAATAACCAAAGCAGTAGGATTGGCGTTTCCAATATCTTCGCTTGCTGAAATGAGTAACCTTCGGGCTATAAATTTTACGTCTTCACCACCTTCAATCATACGGGCTAACCAATACACAGCGGCGTTAGGGTCGCTACCACGAATGGATTTTATAAATGCCGAAATAATATCGTAATGTTGCTCGCCTGTTTTGTCGTAACGAACCGTGTTGTTCTGAATTTTTTGAAGCACACTCTCGTCTGTAATTTCAATCGTATCGGCATTTTCTGAATTTACGATCAGTTCAAAAATGTTCAATAGTTTTCTGGCATCACCACCAGACAGTCTTAAAAGGGCATTCGTTTCCTGTAAGTTTATTTTCTTTTTAGATAAGGATTCATCATTTTCAATAGCACGTTTTAAAAGTGTTTCTAAATCGTTTTTATCAAAAGCATTTAAAATATAAACTTGGCAACGCGATAAAAGTGCAGGAATCACCTCAAAACTTGGATTTTCGGTAGTAGCTCCAATTAAAGTAATCCAACCTTTTTCAACGGCTTGTAATAATGAATCTTGTTGCGATTTGCTAAATCTATGTATTTCGTCAATAAACAAAATAGGATTTTTAGTAGTAAATAAACCACCGCTTTGCTTTGCCTTATCTATCACGTCTCTAATATCTTTAACGCCAGAATTTATAGCACTTAAGGTGTAAAACGGTCTACCAGATTTGGTAGCAATAATATTTGCCAAGGTTGTTTTCCCTGTTCCAGGAGGTCCCCATAAAATCATCGACGGAATTAATCCCTGCTTTATATGTTGCGTTAATACACCGTTTTTACCAACTAAATGTGTTTGGCTTACATAGTCGTCTAAGGTTTTTGGGCGTAATCGTTCTGCTAAAGGTTCATTCATAATGTAAAATTAAAACAATTCTTTTTCAAAAAGGAATCTCTATGCTATTAAGTTTTTTTTTGGCGTGTCCCCGTAAAAACGGGG
The genomic region above belongs to Mariniflexile litorale and contains:
- a CDS encoding replication-associated recombination protein A yields the protein MNEPLAERLRPKTLDDYVSQTHLVGKNGVLTQHIKQGLIPSMILWGPPGTGKTTLANIIATKSGRPFYTLSAINSGVKDIRDVIDKAKQSGGLFTTKNPILFIDEIHRFSKSQQDSLLQAVEKGWITLIGATTENPSFEVIPALLSRCQVYILNAFDKNDLETLLKRAIENDESLSKKKINLQETNALLRLSGGDARKLLNIFELIVNSENADTIEITDESVLQKIQNNTVRYDKTGEQHYDIISAFIKSIRGSDPNAAVYWLARMIEGGEDVKFIARRLLISASEDIGNANPTALVIANNTFQAVTTIGYPESRILLSQCATYLACSPKSNTAYTAINKAQQLVRETGDLSVPIDIRNAPTKLMKELGYGENYQYAHNYENNFANQEFLPDTVKNTKLYEPGNNARENAHREFLKQRWKEKYGY
- a CDS encoding FMN-binding negative transcriptional regulator, with the protein product MNYPPKIHQDNDINHIIEVIKTYPLATVISIKDNIPFITHLPLVYNEFGKLIGHIDKQNPHAALLKNEYPVTILFSGPQCYISPSIYTTTQLPTWNYIKVHLKGTVNAIESKEALKESIIKMTEFLEAPKHKYILDPNNQRMLGALDYIEMFEITINSWEGKFKLSQDKKPQDIKNARAELIRSNHENIERFLNNIF
- a CDS encoding YjjG family noncanonical pyrimidine nucleotidase; the protein is MKRSGITDVFFDLDHTLWDFDKNSELTFDKIFKMNAIDVDLYEFLSHYRDINFQYWKLYRDAKIEKEVLRFGRLRDTFVAANLHVDDAMIRKLSTDYITYLTDNNYLFENTIEILDYLSLKYNLHILSNGFEEVQSKKLLKSNIHHYFKTITNGEDIGVKKPHPEIFHYAIKKANTEINRSIMIGDGYEADIEGAINVGMDVIYFDTNNMNIETNVKQINGLIELKKYL
- the radC gene encoding DNA repair protein RadC; translated protein: MQEKPASFSIKNWSQDDQPREKLLYKGKATLSDAELVAILIGSGNRGESAVDLCKRILASVDNNLSELGKLSIKQLMEFKGIGEAKAITIAAALELGRRRRGEEALQKKKITSSKSVFELMQPIIGELQHEEFWIIYLNNSNKVILKNQLSKGGITGTLVDVRLVLKQALEVGATGLILAHNHPSGTLKPSEADKQITNKLKVAAESLDIKVLDHLIVTEKAYFSFADEGLI
- a CDS encoding polysaccharide deacetylase family protein; the encoded protein is MLLVYTHNITPRLKYVFKHVCTRILGVEVSFTTKVETFIAHDSLKISYTKQQLGNEFFIKSHDLLFEQGLNDIEIHVQSWWHTKCFFFNGEKSAIPFDIFAASFYLLSRYEEYLPHVKDNYGRFLATESIAFKHSFLHQPVVDIWAFKFKDALQLQFPEFKFPQRNYSVKPIIDVPSPYHFKLKGFMRSFGGSLKDLLKFQLKSLYDRFMVVFGLKHDPYDTFKYIINKQKQSKFKFLFFFLIGDFSTYDKGINPNNKKFVSLIKHVADYCEVGLKTSFFALDDFSILKKEKLKMEDILNTSLKASRQSFSKLNLPESYRNLIELEVLEDYTMGYVNHIGFRAGSCTPFLFYDLDYEIQTPLKIHSYHVIDYVLLKDQSLLDKKKTLSSVLKEVKQVNGEFIPVYHNYTFSEVERWKGFKELFNIILESGNEA